From a region of the Triticum aestivum cultivar Chinese Spring chromosome 7D, IWGSC CS RefSeq v2.1, whole genome shotgun sequence genome:
- the LOC123167343 gene encoding protein transport protein Sec61 subunit gamma, which translates to MDAVDSVVDPLREFAKDSVRLVKRCHKPDRKEFTKVAARTAIGFVVMGFVGFFVKLIFIPINNIIVGSG; encoded by the exons ATGGACGCCGTCGACTCCGTGGTGGACCCCCTCCGCGAGTTCGCCAAGGACAGCGTCCGCCTCGTCAAGCGCTGCCACAAGCCCGACCGCAAGG AGTTCACCAAGGTGGCGGCGCGGACGGCGATCGGGTTCGTCGTCATGGGGTTCGTCGGCTTCTTCGTCAAGCTCATCTTCATCCCCATCAACAACATCATCGTCGGCTCCGGCTAG